In one window of Gossypium hirsutum isolate 1008001.06 chromosome A01, Gossypium_hirsutum_v2.1, whole genome shotgun sequence DNA:
- the LOC107917089 gene encoding probable BOI-related E3 ubiquitin-protein ligase 2, which produces MAVQAQLCREKMGVPLPMCGLQDWMVNPAPAAAPFQAGSSLQDVPFHPQQNAQNLVPMAVSQPIDAQLEIQRQEIDCFLQLRNERLRYVLREQRKQQQIILLKSMESKALYLMKRKEEELARATKKKMELEACLRKLEMESESWQRLAKANEAKVMDLNKRLEQVRESLIWVSSSAEDEESIYYGSCDRDEEERDNNIQEEDSKKKMACKHCNTRSSCVLFLPCRHLCSCSSCEAFLVACPVCGSVKEASIKVYWV; this is translated from the exons ATGGCTGTTCAAGCGCAGTTGTGTCGTGAAAAGATGGGTGTGCCCTTGCCCATGTGTGGCCTTCAGGATTGGATGGTAAACCCTGCACCTGCTGCTGCTCCATTCCAAGCCGGTTCTAGTCTTCAAGACGTTCCTTTTCATCCGCAACAAAACGCTCAGAACTTGGTTCCCATGGCAGTTTCTCAACCTATAGATGCTCAACTGGAGATTCAAAGGCAGGAAATTGATTGCTTTCTTCAGTTACGG AATGAGAGGCTAAGATATGTATTACGAGAGCAAAGGAAGCAACAACAAATCATTCTGCTAAAGAGTATGGAATCAAAGGCCTTGTATTTGATGAAGCGAAAAGAAGAAGAGTTGGCACGAGCAACAAAGAAAAAGATGGAGCTTGAAGCCTGCTTAAGAAAACTGGAAATGGAAAGCGAGTCATGGCAAAGACTTGCAAAAGCAAATGAAGCGAAGGTTATGGATCTAAACAAAAGACTGGAACAAGTGAGAGAGAGCCTAATTTGGGTCAGCAGTTCAGCTGAAGATGAAGAATCCATTTATTATGGTTCGTGCGACAGAGATGAAGAAGAAAGAGACAATAACATTCAAGAAGAAGACAGCAAGAAAAAGATGGCTTGTAAGCACTGCAACACTAGGAGCTCATGCGTTCTGTTTTTACCTTGCAGACACCTTTGCTCCTGCAGCTCTTGTGAAGCATTTCTTGTTGCTTGTCCTGTCTGTGGATCTGTGAAGGAGGCAAGCATTAAGGTGTATTGGGTCTAA
- the LOC107916795 gene encoding GTPase-activating protein GYP7, translating to MTGSADELNRGYFDDMSELKQHGGKGMSYLLSAILFVMKDESESFWCFVALIERFGPNFNRDQNGMHSQLFALSKLPEISAFDMIWIQFEFVKLQTLN from the exons ATGACT ggcAGTGCTGATGAATTGAATAGAGgatattttgatgatatgtctGAGCTAAAACAACACGGTGGTAAG GGGATGAGCTATCTGCTATCTGCAATTTTGTTTGTGATGAAGGATGAGTCAGAATCATTTTGGTGTTTTGTGGCACTAATAGAACGCTTTGGGCCCAATTTTAATCGTGATCAAAACGGCATGCATTCTCAGCTTTTTGCATTATCTAAG CTCCCTGAAATTTCAGCCTTTGATATGATATGGATCCAATTTGAGTTTGTAAAGCTTCAAACTCTAAATTAG